A single region of the Ficedula albicollis isolate OC2 chromosome 11, FicAlb1.5, whole genome shotgun sequence genome encodes:
- the DEF8 gene encoding differentially expressed in FDCP 8 homolog, whose translation MASDERLARFRQAHLNPFNKTPEQLERPEEESPAPAQQPDPAPGDPEGALDLGLAEDHFSRPVGLILASDVPQLRRAIEECKRVILALPEHSERQKDAVVRLIHLRLKLQELKDPAEDEPNIRVVLEHRFYKEKSKSVKQMCDKCSTIIWGLIQTWYTCTGCYYRCHSKCLPLVSRPCVRAQVSHQAEYQLSICPESGLDSQDYRCAECRAPISLRGVPSEARQCDYTGLYYCSSCHWNDLAVVPARAIHNWDFEPRKVSRCSMRYLALMVSRPVLKLREINPLLFNYVEELVEIRKLRQDILLMKPYFITCKEAMEARLLLQLQDRQHFVENDEMYSLQDLIDIEAGRLGCSLTEIHTLFAKHIKLDCERCQAKGFVCELCREGDVLFPFDSHTSVCADCSAVFHRDCYYDNSTTCPRCARLSLRKQSLFQDSGTEAEP comes from the exons ATGGCGTCGGACGAGCGGCTGGCCCGCTTCCGCCAGGCCCACCTGAACCCCTTCAACAAGacccctgagcagctggagcgCCCTGAGGAGGAATCCCCTGCCCCAG CCCAGCAGCCGGATCCCGCCCCAGGGGACCCCGAGGGCGCCCTGGACCTGGGGCTGGCCGAGGACCACTTCTCCCGCCCCGTG GGGCTGATCCTGGCGTCGGACGTGCCGCAGCTGCGCCGGGCCATTGAGGAGTGCAAGCGGGTGATCCTGGCGCTGCCCGAGCACTCGGAGCGGCAGAAGGATGCCGTGGTTCGGCTCATCCACCTCCGCCTcaagctgcaggagctgaag GACCCTGCTGAGGATGAGCCCAACATCCGGGTGGTCCTGGAGCATCGTTTCTACAAGGAGAAGAGTAAGAGCGTCAAGCAGATGTGTGACAAGTGCAGCACCATCATCTGGGGGCTCATCCAGACCTGGTACACCTGCACAG GCTGCTACTACCGGTGCCACAGCAAGTGCCTGCCGCTGGTGAGCCGGCCGTGCGTGCGGGCCCAGGTGAGCCACCAGGCCGAGTACCAGCTCAGCATCTGCCCCGAGAGCGGACTGGACAGCCAGGACTATCGCTGTGCCGAGTGCCGGGCCCCCATCTCCCTCC GGGGGGTCCCCAGCGAGGCCCGGCAGTGCGACTACACCGGCCTCTACtactgctccagctgccactggAACGACCTGGCCGTGGTGCCCGCCCGTGCCATCCACAACTGGGACTTTGAGCCCCGCAAG GTGTCACGGTGCAGCATGAGGTACCTGGCACTGATGGTGTCACGGCCGGTGCTGAAGCTGCGGGAGATCAACCCCCTGCTCTTCAACTACGtggaggagctggtggagaTCCGG aagCTGCGCCAGGACATCCTGCTGATGAAGCCCTACTTCATCACCTGCAAGGAGGCGATGGAGGcgcggctgctgctgcag ctgcaggacaggcagcactTTGTGGAGAACGACGAGATGTACTCGCTGCAGGACCTGATCGACATCGAGGCCGGGCGCCTCGGCTGCTCCCTCACCGAGATCCACACGCTCTTTGCCAAGCACATCAAGCTGGACTGCGAG CGATGCCAGGCCAAGGGCTTTGTCTGTGAGCTGTGCCGGGAGGGCGACGTGCTCTTCCCCTTCGACAGCCACACCTCGGTCTGCGCCGACTGCTCTGCCGTCTTCCACAG GGACTGCTACTACGACAACTCCACCACCTGTCCCCGGTGCGCCCGGCTGAGCCTGCGGAAGCAATCCCTGTTCCAGGACTCCGGCACggaggcagagccctga
- the TUBB3 gene encoding tubulin beta-3 chain: MSTLAPLRLLREPSNASEGNQSNATVGASGGWCQGLDIPNELFLALGLVSLVENLLVVAAILKNRNLHSPTYYFICCLAVSDMLVSISNLAEMLFMLLLEHGVLVMRPSIVRHMDSVIDMLICSSVVSSLSFLGVIAVDRYITIFYALRYHSIMTLQRAVVTMASVWLASTVSSTVLITYFRSNTILLCLIGFFLFMLVLMLVLYIHMFALARHHLHSISSQQKPPTAHRGGSLKGAVTLTILLGIFFICWGPFFFHLILIVTCPTNPFCTCFFSYFNLFLILIICNSVIDPLIYAFRSQELRRTLREVVTCSSPRPPQFWEVISDEHGIDPSGNYVGDSDLQLERISVYYNEASSHKYVPRAILVDLEPGTMDSVRSGAFGHLFRPDNFIFGQSGAGNNWAKGHYTEGAELVDSVLDVVRKECENCDCLQGFQLTHSLGGGTGSGMGTLLISKVREEYPDRIMNTFSVVPSPKVSDTVVEPYNATLSIHQLVENTDETYCIDNEALYDICFRTLKLATPTYGDLNHLVSATMSGVTTSLRFPGQLNADLRKLAVNMVPFPRLHFFMPGFAPLTARGSQHQQYRALTVPELTQQMFDAKNMMAACDPRHGRYLTVATVFRGRMSMKEVDEQMLAIQSKNSSYFVEWIPNNVKVAVCDIPPRGLKMSSTFIGNSTAIQELFKRISEQFTAMFRRKAFLHWYTGEGMDEMEFTEAESNMNDLVSEYQQYQDATAEEEGEMYEDDEEESEAQGAK; this comes from the exons ATGTCGACGCTGGCCCCCCTGCGTCTGCTGCGCGAGCCCTCGAATGCCAGCGAGGGCAACCAGAGCAATGCCACGGTTGGGGCCAGCGGTGGctggtgccaggggctggacATTCCCAACGAGCTGTTCCTGGCGCTGGGGCTAGTGAGCCTGGTGGAGAACCTGCTGGTGGTGGCCGCCATCCTGAAGAACAGGAACCTGCACTCGCCCACCTACTACTTCATCTGCTGCCTGGCGGTGTCGGACATGCTGGTGAGCATCAGCAACCTGGCGGAGATGCtcttcatgctgctgctggagcacggGGTGCTGGTGATGCGCCCCAGCATCGTGCGCCACATGGACAGCGTCATCGACATGCTCATCTGCAGCTCCGTCGtgtcttccctctccttcctgggGGTCATCGCCGTTGACCGCTACATCACCATCTTCTATGCCCTGCGCTACCACAGCATCATGACGCTGCAGCGGGCCGTGGTCACCATGGCCAGCGTCTGGCTGGCCAGCACCGTCTCCAGCACCGTCTTGATCACCTACTTCCGCAGCAACACCATCCTCCTCTGCCTCATCGGCTTCTTCCTCTTCATGCTGGTCCTCATGCTGGTGCTCTACATCCACATGTTCGCCCTGGCCCGCCACCACCTCCACAGCATCTCCAGCCAGCAGAAGCCACCCACTGCCCACCGTGGTGGCAGCCTGAAGGGTGCCGTCACCCTCACCATCCTCCTGGGCATCTTCTTTATCTGCTGGGGGCCCTTCTTCTTCCACCTCATCCTCATCGTCACCTGTCCCACCAACCCCTTCTGCACCTGCTTCTTCAGCTACTTCAacctcttcctcatcctcatcatctGTAACTCGGTGATTGACCCCCTCATCTACGCCTTCAGGAGCCAGGAGCTCCGGCGGACGCTGCGGGAGGTGGTGACGTGCTCCT CTCCCCGTCCTCCCCAGTTCTGGGAGGTGATCAGCGACGAACACGGCATCGACCCCAGCGGCAACTACGTGGGGGACTCGGACCTGCAGCTTGAACGCATCAGTGTCTACTACAATGAGGCCTCTT CTCACAAGTACGTGCCTCGCGCCATCCTGGTGGACCTGGAGCCGGGGACGATGGACAGCGTGCGCTCGGGTGCCTTCGGCCACCTCTTCCGCCCTGACAACTTCATCTTTG ggCAGAGCGGTGCCGGCAACAACTGGGCAAAGGGGCACTACACGGAGGGGGCCGAGCTGGTGGACTCGGTGCTGGACGTGGTGCGGAAGGAGTGTGAGAACTGCGACTGCCTGCAGGGCTTCCAGCTGACCCACTCGCTGGGCGGGGGCACCGGCTCGGGCATGGGCACGCTGCTGATCAGCAAGGTGCGGGAGGAGTACCCCGACCGCATCATGAACACCTTCAGCGTGGTGCCGTCCCCCAAGGTGTCGGACACGGTGGTGGAGCCCTACAACGCCACGCTCTCCATCCACCAGCTGGTGGAGAACACGGACGAGACGTACTGCATCGACAACGAGGCGCTCTACGACATCTGCTTCCGCACCCTCAAGCTGGCCACCCCCACCTACGGCGACCTCAACCACCTTGTCTCGGCCACCATGAGCGGCGTCACCACCTCCCTGCGCTTCCCCGGGCAGCTCAACGCCGACCTCCGCAAGCTGGCCGTCAACATGGTGCCCTTCCCGCGGCTGCACTTCTTCATGCCCGGCTTCGCCCCGCTGACGGCGCGTGGCAGCCAGCA CCAGCAGTACCGCGCCCTCACCGTGCCCGAGCTCACCCAGCAGATGTTCGATGCCAAGAACATGATGGCCGCCTGTGACCCCCGCCATGGCCGCTACCTCACCGTGGCCACCGTCTTCCGTGGCCGCATGTCCATGAAGGAGGTGGATGAACAGATGTTGGCCATCCAGAGCAAGAACAGCTCCTACTTTGTGGAGTGGATCCCCAACAATGTCAAGGTGGCCGTGTGTGACATCCCGCCACGGGGGCTGAAGATGTCCTCCACCTTCATCGGGAACAGCACGGCCATCCAGGAGCTCTTCAAGCGCATCTCGGAGCAGTTCACAGCCATGTTCCGCCGCAAAGCCTTCCTGCACTGGTACACGGGCGAGGGGATGGACGAGATGGAGTTCACCGAGGCCGAGAGCAACATGAATGACCTGGTGTCCGAGTACCAGCAGTACCAGGACGCCACGGCCGAGGAGGAGGGTGAGATGTACGAGGACGACGAGGAGGAGTCGGAGGCGCAGGGCGCCAAGTGA